Below is a window of Deinococcus fonticola DNA.
CTGGTGCGGGCCAGAACCGGGTATATGCTCGCGCCCTTCACCATCGTGGGCGGGGCCATCGGCAGCTTCCTGGGGCTGGTGCTGCCTGCCAAAACGGTGGCGACCGTCTTTGCCCTGCTGCTGCTGTACTCCGCCTACAACCTCTTGAGGGGGCTGAAGCGCGTGGAGGTCGAGCGCCCGCCCTCGCGCCTGGTGCCGCCCGCCATGACCCTGGCCGGGATCACCAGCGGCCTGCTGGGCATCGGCGGCGGCACCGTGCAGGTGCCCGTCATGAACCTGCTGGGCGGCATGCCCATCCGCCAGGCCATCGCCACCAGCACCTTCATCATGGGGCTCACCGCTGTCGGTAACGCGCTGGTGTACCAGGCGGGCGGTCAGCTGGACGTGCGGCTGGCCGCCGGGGTGGCCTTCGGGGTGCTGGTCGGTGCTCGCCTGGGCGCGGGGCTGCAAAGCAAGATCCCCGCCGCACAACTGAAGCTGTTCTTCAGCCTGCTGCTGCTGTTTACCGCCGGGCAACTGCTGTGGAAGTACTGGGGGCACGCATGACCGCGCGTGAAACGCCACAACATCACAAAGACCACGCCGAACTGGCCGGCCTGCCCGCCTGGCTGTACCCCGCCGGGTTCTGGGTCACGCTGGTTCTCCTGGCGCTGGGCGTCCTAGTGCCGCGCCTGTCGTTCCTGGGCGTCATCAGCATCGGCACCGTGCCGGTGCTGGCCACCCTGTGGGTCGCCGTGACCGCCTGGCAGCGGGATCGCCGCCTCAGCCTCGCGGCGCTCGCGGCCCTCGGCGGGCTGGCCCTGGTGTTTCTAGTC
It encodes the following:
- a CDS encoding sulfite exporter TauE/SafE family protein, translated to MTLAIIGVGLLAGVLGAILGLGGGVVVVPALEFVMPLFGHHLTITQAIAASQIGVLAVGLSGAAAYLQQGLVRARTGYMLAPFTIVGGAIGSFLGLVLPAKTVATVFALLLLYSAYNLLRGLKRVEVERPPSRLVPPAMTLAGITSGLLGIGGGTVQVPVMNLLGGMPIRQAIATSTFIMGLTAVGNALVYQAGGQLDVRLAAGVAFGVLVGARLGAGLQSKIPAAQLKLFFSLLLLFTAGQLLWKYWGHA